The DNA window GACCAGAGGACCAGGCCAGCAGAAAACAATCATTCTCAGAGTACTACATGTCAAACAATCCAGCAAAACTTACGTATTCAGAATTTCAGCTATTCATCCAACATGGCAATATTTCAGAAGTTTGCAGTTGTGGAAGCAGGTATTGAGATATCAATCGGTCAAACATATTGCAGTTACCTATCAACACACAGATCTATTCCAAAAAAacagagggaggaaggaggaaatCGGCGTTTTACCCGGAGCCAGAGACGGCTGCCAACGACCAGACGTAGGGGATGAAATCGGCGTAGTAGGCGCTGCCAGGGATGAACCTGATGGTGCGTGTGGTGCGGCCCTCGATGTCCATGGCCACCACCGTCTCGGAGCTGGGGTCCCACATGACGACCTCCACCTTGCCCTGCGAGCGGAGCAGCTTGACGTAGGGGTGCGGCCCTCGATGCAAATACGCGCCGGCACCGGATCTGGGGCAAGCGGTGGC is part of the Miscanthus floridulus cultivar M001 chromosome 9, ASM1932011v1, whole genome shotgun sequence genome and encodes:
- the LOC136481983 gene encoding uncharacterized protein — translated: MAPRARPVLASGPSRRVAPLATACPRSGAGAYLHRGPHPYVKLLRSQGKVEVVMWDPSSETVVAMDIEGRTTRTIRFIPGSAYYADFIPYVWSLAAVSGSGEEPVRAEPEYLGDPDRLPRCCGSACTTSPRHYTDPPWPR